A single Deltaproteobacteria bacterium DNA region contains:
- a CDS encoding TolC family protein: protein MKDQSLPACSIFAAQAGSILKIEPNIKWLRKNICIAIFLLVALLPLSIPTVLNAGEKQPAKVLTLQDALEIAREKNRDILKAQEYRKQVAGRYVEERAAALPQFMISSGIYRSRDESQMAYGPGFSLESQTKSATIGLNQVLFTFGQIGAAIRGAKMGIASADEQLRIFRQAALRDVSAAFYDALLSGELLKLSTQNLEQKERHRDEVQKKLKLGVATDYDVLSSEVAVQNARPEVIRMENLVRISREKLRFLLGLGDAEIEVQGDLGRDGGPYPRLEETAAKARLNRPDIADMGYRIAIAGELITIAKAGDKPRLDLKADWGWRDLALQGSNADGQAWTAGIFLTYPFFDGMRSQGRVLQARSNLATLKIEEAKLLDEILLQTRGAVDAVCEAGEIVKALTATVEQADRLLQMAEKGYEFGVKTKLDVDDAALNRMQARSNLARARRDYMVALATLDWVMGTSGEEGK, encoded by the coding sequence ATGAAAGACCAAAGTTTACCGGCTTGTTCAATCTTTGCCGCACAGGCTGGTTCAATCTTGAAGATTGAACCAAATATTAAATGGTTGCGAAAAAATATCTGTATCGCCATTTTTTTATTGGTGGCGCTCCTGCCTTTGTCCATCCCCACCGTTCTAAATGCCGGTGAAAAACAACCGGCCAAAGTCCTGACCCTGCAAGATGCCCTGGAGATTGCCCGGGAAAAAAACAGAGATATTCTCAAGGCGCAGGAATACCGCAAACAGGTCGCCGGGCGCTATGTGGAAGAGCGGGCCGCCGCCCTGCCCCAGTTCATGATTTCTTCCGGGATATACCGCAGCCGCGATGAAAGCCAGATGGCTTACGGGCCGGGTTTTTCTCTTGAATCGCAGACGAAAAGCGCCACCATAGGACTCAACCAGGTGCTCTTCACCTTCGGACAGATAGGCGCCGCCATCAGGGGCGCCAAGATGGGGATCGCCTCGGCTGATGAGCAGTTGCGCATCTTCCGTCAGGCGGCCCTCCGGGATGTCTCGGCCGCCTTTTACGATGCCCTGCTGTCCGGGGAGCTTCTGAAGCTTTCCACCCAAAATCTGGAGCAGAAAGAACGCCACCGCGATGAGGTACAGAAGAAGTTGAAACTGGGCGTGGCCACCGATTACGATGTCTTGTCATCGGAAGTGGCGGTACAAAACGCCCGCCCCGAAGTCATCAGGATGGAAAACCTTGTGCGCATCTCCCGCGAAAAGCTCCGTTTCCTGCTCGGTCTGGGGGATGCAGAAATAGAAGTGCAGGGTGATTTGGGAAGGGATGGCGGCCCCTATCCCCGGCTGGAAGAAACAGCGGCAAAGGCGCGCCTGAATCGCCCCGACATTGCTGATATGGGTTACAGAATAGCAATCGCCGGAGAACTGATTACCATCGCGAAGGCAGGAGACAAACCGCGCCTGGACCTGAAAGCGGACTGGGGATGGCGCGATTTGGCCCTGCAAGGCAGCAATGCCGACGGTCAGGCCTGGACGGCCGGTATCTTTCTCACCTATCCCTTCTTTGACGGTATGCGCTCCCAGGGCAGGGTGCTGCAGGCCAGAAGCAATCTGGCTACTTTGAAGATCGAAGAAGCCAAGCTGCTGGATGAAATACTCTTGCAGACGCGGGGGGCTGTTGATGCGGTGTGCGAGGCAGGCGAGATCGTCAAGGCCCTCACCGCCACTGTTGAGCAGGCCGATCGGCTGCTCCAGATGGCGGAAAAGGGTTATGAATTTGGCGTGAAAACGAAATTGGATGTGGACGATGCCGCCCTCAACAGGATGCAAGCCCGGAGCAACCTCGCCCGTGCCCGGCGGGACTATATGGTGGCGCTGGCAACGCTCGATTGGGTAATGGGAACCAGCGGAGAAGAAGGAAAATAA
- a CDS encoding efflux RND transporter permease subunit, with amino-acid sequence MFLSDLSIKRPIFAAVMMLVLVTLGIFSYRRLSIDMYPDVEIPVLSIVTKFPGASPETVEREITKRIEEEVNRIPGVKHIMSTSRESVSSVVVLFKLEVKINEAAQDARAKINTIRGDLPQGIEDPVIQKLDFSAMPVVSLAIRADGLSPRELTTLVEKKVKRRFENIAGVGKVELVGAAKREVNVIVNPIRLEAMGMGIDEVIAGLQSENVNTPLGRLQSGGSEYVLRIAGKPDAVGRFQGMVIGARNGRPVTLGEVAEITDGIEEERTTALVNGTRAISLDILKQSGANTAGLVDRVKAEMEKLKTELPTGVKIELVRDGSVMIRDSVRDVEETMIIGGILTILIVFCFLNSWRSTVITGLTLPISVISSFTVMNFMGMTLNVLTLMALSLAIGLLIDDAIVVRENIVRHLEKGEDHFAAARNGTAEIGLAVMATTFTIVSVFIPVAYMKGIVGRFFFQFGITVSFAVMISLFVSFTLDPMLSSRWLDPDIHRTGKRNPLARALDRFNDWFDRMADGYRAMIAWALDHRKTTLFLATLAFAGGLAILANLESAFFPEADNSEIQVSFKSAPDASLAETQGRLEKVLTMIRSIPEVRHTYATIGAGETATVRDAVIYVKLAEKGERKLSQKEIQRIIRRELQQIPGITPSIMEVGRMDNQKPLQISIRGDEIATLKRYAADLKKRIEGIKGIADLEVSMEQDIPEFRLAVNRELAAASGVMTGDIVRTLGVLVGGQAVSTYEDEDGDAVNLRVRLPLPLRQQPEQAGRLNLVVRKPGDAPSLIPLGALVTYQRSATPAEINRQDLTREVVISANTDGMPLGTAVNKIRAAAADLKMDKGYRLIFSGEAEDMMESFGYMAEALLLAIILVYFVLSAQFESFISPFSIMLALPLSLVGMAGMLFLTGDTINIMSLIGLIMLMGLVTKNAILLVDFAQVLRSRGIERREAIITAGRTRLRPIMMTTVAMIFGMLPLALGLGKGAEFRAPMARAVIGGLITSTFLTLLVVPVMYSWLDDLAGRLHHWWRKEEKA; translated from the coding sequence ATGTTTCTATCCGATCTTTCCATTAAACGGCCCATTTTTGCTGCCGTGATGATGTTGGTGCTGGTTACTCTGGGCATCTTCTCCTACCGGCGTCTGTCCATTGATATGTATCCCGACGTGGAGATACCGGTCCTCTCCATTGTTACCAAATTTCCCGGCGCCTCTCCCGAAACGGTGGAGCGGGAGATTACCAAGCGGATAGAGGAAGAGGTCAACCGGATTCCCGGCGTCAAGCACATCATGTCCACCTCGCGGGAAAGCGTGTCCAGCGTCGTGGTTCTGTTTAAGTTGGAGGTCAAGATCAATGAAGCCGCGCAGGATGCGCGCGCCAAAATCAACACGATCCGCGGCGACCTTCCCCAGGGTATTGAAGATCCGGTCATTCAGAAGCTGGACTTCTCTGCCATGCCCGTCGTTTCGCTCGCCATCCGGGCGGATGGTCTCTCTCCCCGGGAGCTGACGACCCTGGTGGAGAAAAAAGTGAAGCGACGGTTTGAAAACATCGCCGGCGTGGGCAAGGTGGAACTGGTCGGGGCCGCCAAAAGGGAAGTAAACGTGATCGTGAATCCCATCCGTCTGGAGGCGATGGGTATGGGGATTGACGAGGTCATTGCGGGTCTGCAGTCGGAAAACGTGAACACCCCGCTGGGCCGTTTGCAAAGCGGCGGCAGCGAATATGTCCTGCGCATCGCCGGCAAGCCTGATGCCGTCGGACGGTTTCAAGGCATGGTGATCGGGGCGCGCAATGGCCGCCCCGTGACCCTGGGCGAGGTGGCGGAGATCACCGACGGTATTGAGGAGGAACGCACCACGGCCCTGGTCAACGGGACGCGGGCGATCTCGCTGGATATCCTGAAGCAGTCTGGAGCCAATACGGCAGGCCTTGTGGACCGCGTCAAGGCAGAGATGGAGAAGCTCAAGACCGAACTGCCGACGGGTGTAAAAATAGAGCTGGTGCGCGACGGATCGGTCATGATTCGTGATTCCGTCCGGGACGTGGAAGAGACGATGATTATCGGCGGGATACTCACCATCCTCATCGTATTCTGTTTCCTCAACTCCTGGCGTTCTACAGTCATAACGGGGCTCACGCTCCCCATCTCGGTCATCTCGTCCTTTACGGTCATGAACTTTATGGGGATGACGCTAAACGTCCTGACGCTCATGGCCCTGTCGCTCGCCATCGGCCTCCTCATTGACGATGCCATTGTGGTGCGGGAGAATATTGTCCGCCATCTGGAGAAAGGGGAAGACCACTTTGCCGCCGCCCGGAACGGAACGGCAGAGATCGGGCTTGCCGTTATGGCCACCACCTTCACCATTGTCTCGGTTTTCATTCCTGTGGCCTACATGAAGGGCATCGTGGGCCGGTTCTTTTTCCAGTTCGGCATTACGGTATCCTTTGCCGTCATGATTTCCCTCTTCGTTTCGTTTACTCTGGACCCCATGCTTTCCTCGCGCTGGCTTGATCCCGACATTCACCGGACAGGTAAGCGCAACCCGCTGGCCCGGGCGCTTGATCGCTTCAATGACTGGTTCGACCGCATGGCCGACGGTTACCGCGCGATGATTGCCTGGGCGCTCGATCACCGGAAGACGACACTATTTCTGGCGACGCTGGCCTTTGCCGGCGGGCTGGCGATCCTCGCCAATCTGGAAAGCGCCTTTTTCCCGGAAGCCGACAACTCCGAAATCCAGGTCAGCTTCAAAAGCGCGCCTGATGCCTCCCTGGCGGAGACGCAGGGGCGATTGGAAAAAGTGCTGACCATGATCAGGAGTATTCCCGAGGTAAGGCACACCTATGCGACCATCGGGGCCGGGGAAACAGCGACGGTGCGCGATGCCGTGATCTATGTGAAATTAGCGGAAAAGGGGGAGCGGAAGCTCAGTCAGAAGGAAATCCAACGGATCATCCGTCGGGAATTGCAGCAGATACCGGGGATAACGCCTTCCATCATGGAGGTGGGTCGCATGGACAACCAGAAACCGTTGCAGATCAGTATCCGGGGGGATGAGATCGCGACGCTCAAGCGCTACGCCGCCGATCTGAAGAAGAGAATCGAAGGCATCAAGGGAATCGCCGACCTCGAAGTAAGCATGGAGCAGGATATCCCGGAATTCCGCCTGGCCGTGAACCGTGAACTGGCAGCGGCGAGCGGGGTGATGACGGGCGATATTGTGCGGACCCTGGGTGTGCTGGTGGGAGGGCAGGCGGTATCCACCTACGAGGACGAAGATGGCGATGCCGTGAATTTGCGGGTACGACTCCCACTGCCGCTGCGACAGCAGCCGGAACAGGCGGGGCGGCTGAATCTGGTTGTGCGCAAGCCCGGCGATGCGCCTTCACTGATTCCCCTCGGGGCGCTGGTTACCTATCAGCGGAGCGCAACGCCCGCCGAGATCAACCGGCAGGATCTGACCCGCGAGGTGGTTATTTCGGCCAACACGGACGGAATGCCGCTGGGCACGGCCGTCAATAAAATACGCGCCGCCGCCGCCGATCTAAAAATGGACAAGGGATACCGGCTGATCTTTTCGGGCGAGGCTGAGGACATGATGGAATCCTTCGGCTACATGGCGGAGGCGCTGCTGCTGGCGATAATCCTGGTTTACTTCGTGCTGTCGGCGCAGTTTGAGTCCTTCATCAGCCCCTTCTCCATCATGCTGGCGCTGCCCCTGTCACTGGTGGGCATGGCGGGGATGCTTTTTCTCACGGGGGATACGATCAACATCATGTCGCTTATCGGACTCATCATGCTCATGGGACTGGTTACCAAAAACGCCATTCTGCTCGTGGATTTTGCGCAGGTACTGCGCTCCCGCGGTATTGAACGGCGGGAGGCCATTATCACGGCCGGCCGGACCAGACTGCGGCCCATCATGATGACTACGGTGGCCATGATCTTCGGCATGCTGCCGCTGGCCCTCGGTCTGGGCAAAGGGGCGGAGTTCAGGGCGCCTATGGCCCGCGCCGTCATCGGCGGTCTCATTACCTCGACTTTTCTGACGCTTTTGGTGGTGCCGGTAATGTATTCCTGGTTAGACGATCTGGCCGGCCGTCTGCACCATTGGTGGCGGAAGGAGGAAAAAGCATGA
- a CDS encoding AbrB/MazE/SpoVT family DNA-binding domain-containing protein, producing MSTNVITVSGKGQIVIPREVRRRLQILPGRKLLIKVEGDSAVMTLLPDDPVAHFCGIFKEGPSLTEGLLEERRKERDDEDRQITR from the coding sequence ATGTCTACCAATGTCATAACCGTATCCGGAAAGGGACAAATAGTCATCCCCCGGGAGGTACGCAGACGCCTGCAGATCTTACCCGGCAGGAAGCTGCTGATTAAGGTCGAGGGGGATTCTGCCGTCATGACTCTCTTGCCTGATGACCCGGTTGCACACTTCTGCGGCATCTTCAAGGAAGGGCCGTCCCTCACGGAGGGCCTCCTGGAGGAGAGACGAAAGGAGCGCGACGATGAAGATCGTCAAATTACTCGATAG
- a CDS encoding N-6 DNA methylase, translating into MTPEEFIALWKDNKLTERGGAQAHFDDLCDLLGVDKPRDPDNYCFEQGAKKSGGGDGWADVWKRGYFGWENKKPGRDLATALHQLTDYALQLENPPLLVVSDRERIIIHTAFTGYPDEPREIRIEELIDPEKRQILRWVFTDPQKLRPEKSTATITAEAAGHFAGLARNMRERGLDGQRVAHFLVQCLFSIFAEDENLLPGSVFTEILKSAGSDADKAGKRINKLFTAMQQKTGGEYGDHDIAWFNGGLFKTIDVPVLTTDDLAALYAAAANMDWRAIDPTIFGTLFERGLDPAARAPLGAHYTDTGTIAKLIRPLITEPLLAKWQTVKAVIAAGQGKGPRTREYKEARAAYQGFLLFLHLFQVLDPACGSGNFLYLALKALRDLEKQVHIEARELGLEAELLMQTGPHNIRGIEINEFAAELARVTVWIGDIQWCRRNGREIARDPILRPLDGIEHRDALLNPDDSEAAWPKADVIVGNPPFLGDKMMRGELGDAYVERLRRRFEGRVPGGADLVTYWFEKARAQIEAGNARAAGLVATNSIRQIRNRAVLERILASTRIFEAWSDEDWVNEGAAVRVSLVCFGQGSSTRLDGNSMTAIHADLTGSAQGEETSDLTQALPLPANKGRSFFGICLAGPFKVDTATALKWLKESGNPNGRPNSDVVRPIYNGSDITRRWAGNWVVDFAGMDLAAAADYLTPFAYVENKVKPVRITNNRAARAEKWWQHGEKRPALRAALHGLTHYIATSETAKHRFFVKFPVEVAPEHKLIVIPRQDDVTLGILSSRIHCLWAIENGGRLGVGNDPVYNSSLCFETFSFPPGFDLKAKAAPEGEPFAAIAEAAADLDAWREKWLNPEGWLDWESTQEEQNAGFPPRPVPKPEYTAAWKKRTLTNLYNEMPAGLKLRQEKLDRAVAAAYGWEDYTPDMSDREILRRLLALNRERVKPRERT; encoded by the coding sequence ATGACACCCGAAGAATTCATCGCCCTCTGGAAAGACAACAAACTCACGGAACGCGGCGGGGCGCAGGCGCATTTTGACGATCTGTGCGACCTGCTCGGCGTGGACAAACCTCGCGATCCGGATAACTACTGTTTTGAACAGGGGGCCAAGAAATCCGGCGGCGGCGACGGCTGGGCCGATGTCTGGAAACGCGGCTACTTCGGCTGGGAAAACAAAAAGCCGGGCCGCGACCTTGCCACCGCCCTGCATCAGCTTACCGACTACGCCCTGCAACTGGAAAACCCGCCGCTCCTCGTCGTCTCCGACCGGGAGCGCATCATCATTCACACCGCCTTCACCGGTTACCCGGACGAACCGCGCGAAATTCGTATCGAAGAACTCATCGATCCCGAAAAACGGCAAATTCTGCGCTGGGTCTTCACGGACCCCCAAAAACTCCGTCCGGAAAAATCCACCGCCACCATCACCGCTGAGGCCGCCGGGCACTTTGCCGGACTCGCCAGAAACATGCGCGAACGCGGGCTTGACGGCCAGCGTGTCGCTCATTTTCTGGTTCAATGCCTGTTTAGCATCTTTGCGGAAGATGAAAACCTGCTCCCCGGCAGCGTCTTTACCGAAATCCTCAAAAGCGCCGGCAGCGACGCCGACAAGGCCGGCAAACGTATCAACAAGCTCTTCACCGCCATGCAGCAAAAAACCGGCGGTGAATACGGCGATCACGACATCGCCTGGTTCAACGGCGGTCTCTTCAAAACTATTGATGTTCCCGTTTTGACCACAGATGATCTGGCCGCGCTGTACGCCGCCGCAGCCAACATGGACTGGCGAGCCATTGATCCCACTATCTTCGGCACACTCTTCGAACGCGGCCTCGATCCTGCCGCCCGTGCCCCGCTCGGCGCTCACTACACCGATACCGGCACCATCGCCAAGCTCATCCGTCCGCTGATTACTGAGCCTCTGCTGGCCAAATGGCAGACCGTTAAAGCAGTTATTGCTGCCGGGCAAGGCAAAGGCCCGCGCACCAGGGAATACAAGGAAGCCCGCGCCGCCTACCAAGGCTTTCTGCTGTTTCTCCATCTCTTTCAGGTGCTCGACCCCGCCTGCGGATCGGGGAATTTTCTCTACCTGGCCCTCAAGGCCCTGCGCGATCTGGAGAAGCAAGTCCACATCGAAGCGCGGGAACTGGGACTTGAAGCCGAACTCTTGATGCAAACCGGGCCGCACAACATTCGCGGAATCGAAATCAACGAATTTGCCGCCGAACTCGCCCGCGTCACCGTCTGGATCGGCGACATCCAGTGGTGCCGTCGCAACGGACGTGAAATCGCCCGAGATCCCATCCTGCGCCCCCTGGACGGCATCGAGCACCGCGACGCGCTGCTCAACCCCGACGATAGCGAGGCCGCCTGGCCGAAAGCCGATGTCATCGTCGGCAATCCGCCTTTTCTGGGCGACAAGATGATGCGCGGCGAACTGGGCGACGCCTACGTCGAACGGCTGCGCCGGCGTTTTGAAGGCCGTGTACCGGGCGGCGCCGATCTGGTGACCTATTGGTTCGAGAAAGCGCGGGCGCAGATCGAAGCGGGAAATGCAAGGGCGGCGGGACTGGTCGCCACCAATTCCATTCGTCAGATACGCAACCGCGCCGTGCTGGAACGGATTCTTGCGAGCACTCGCATCTTCGAGGCGTGGTCGGACGAGGATTGGGTGAACGAAGGGGCTGCCGTGCGGGTCAGCCTGGTCTGTTTTGGGCAGGGCAGCAGCACGCGGCTCGACGGAAATTCCATGACCGCTATCCATGCCGATTTAACGGGCAGCGCCCAGGGAGAAGAAACGTCTGACCTTACCCAGGCCCTGCCGCTCCCCGCCAACAAAGGACGCTCATTCTTCGGAATTTGTCTGGCCGGTCCTTTCAAAGTAGACACCGCCACGGCCCTCAAATGGCTTAAGGAAAGCGGCAATCCGAACGGACGCCCCAACAGCGACGTCGTGCGGCCCATCTACAACGGTTCCGACATCACCCGGCGCTGGGCGGGCAACTGGGTGGTGGACTTCGCCGGGATGGATCTGGCTGCGGCCGCCGATTACCTCACACCCTTCGCCTATGTGGAGAATAAGGTGAAGCCGGTACGCATAACCAACAACCGTGCGGCCAGAGCGGAAAAATGGTGGCAGCATGGTGAAAAGCGGCCGGCGCTGCGCGCCGCCCTGCATGGCCTCACCCACTACATCGCCACTTCGGAAACCGCCAAGCACCGCTTCTTCGTCAAATTTCCAGTGGAGGTAGCGCCTGAACACAAGCTAATCGTCATCCCGCGCCAAGACGATGTGACGCTTGGCATACTATCCTCACGCATCCATTGCTTATGGGCGATTGAAAACGGAGGACGTTTGGGCGTTGGAAATGACCCAGTCTACAACTCAAGTCTATGCTTTGAAACCTTCTCCTTCCCGCCCGGATTCGACCTCAAGGCGAAGGCCGCTCCCGAAGGCGAACCGTTCGCCGCAATCGCCGAAGCCGCCGCCGACCTCGATGCCTGGCGGGAAAAATGGCTTAACCCGGAGGGCTGGCTGGACTGGGAGAGCACGCAGGAAGAACAAAACGCCGGTTTTCCGCCCCGACCGGTCCCCAAGCCGGAGTACACTGCGGCCTGGAAGAAGCGCACCCTGACCAACCTCTACAACGAAATGCCCGCCGGGCTGAAACTGCGCCAGGAAAAACTTGATCGGGCCGTCGCCGCTGCATACGGCTGGGAGGATTACACCCCGGACATGTCCGACCGAGAAATCCTCCGCCGTCTCCTGGCGCTGAACAGGGAGCGGGTCAAGCCAAGGGAGCGGACATAA
- a CDS encoding L,D-transpeptidase, with amino-acid sequence MVHKFCVALLALITAGVIIISGPESTSGPAASPVDKAKEDLGRFFYPSQAAIKWKAHFIMPQENLERLFGADWVYVARFNRIDRRHVYPGMTIKKPVNMDDIRNYSPLPSLYEPAAKYGKYVLVDVREQWLGAYEYGKLQFSTPAATGIDEHLTPVGTFKVDARHQKHSSSLYTTKKGDAQYPMDYAVRFHIDKERVSYWIHARDMPGKPVSHGCIGIYDEQMQKRVYGVPTKPVINDAAWLYRWVADADQNEADDGRMTLIANGPKVEIRGELPQYLAGNLPPQ; translated from the coding sequence ATGGTTCATAAATTTTGTGTAGCTTTGCTGGCCCTGATTACGGCCGGCGTGATAATCATCTCCGGTCCGGAGAGCACATCCGGCCCGGCCGCCTCGCCCGTTGACAAGGCCAAGGAGGATCTCGGCAGATTTTTCTATCCGAGTCAGGCCGCCATAAAATGGAAAGCTCACTTCATCATGCCCCAGGAAAACCTGGAGCGCCTTTTCGGCGCGGACTGGGTTTATGTCGCCCGCTTTAACCGGATTGACCGGCGTCACGTCTATCCCGGCATGACCATCAAGAAGCCTGTAAACATGGACGACATACGCAATTACAGCCCCTTGCCCTCCCTGTATGAACCGGCGGCAAAGTACGGCAAGTATGTGCTGGTGGACGTCAGGGAACAGTGGCTCGGCGCCTACGAATATGGGAAATTGCAGTTTTCCACGCCCGCGGCGACCGGCATTGATGAGCACCTGACACCAGTGGGTACTTTCAAGGTGGACGCCCGCCACCAAAAGCATTCGTCCTCCCTGTACACAACCAAGAAGGGAGATGCCCAATACCCTATGGACTATGCCGTCCGTTTTCACATTGATAAAGAACGTGTTTCCTACTGGATTCATGCCCGGGATATGCCCGGCAAACCGGTTTCCCACGGCTGCATCGGTATTTACGATGAACAGATGCAAAAAAGGGTTTACGGCGTGCCGACCAAGCCCGTCATCAATGATGCAGCATGGCTGTATCGCTGGGTGGCCGACGCAGATCAAAATGAAGCGGATGACGGCCGCATGACGTTAATAGCCAACGGTCCCAAAGTGGAAATCAGGGGAGAATTACCGCAATACCTGGCCGGTAATCTTCCCCCGCAGTAA
- a CDS encoding putative toxin-antitoxin system toxin component, PIN family, whose translation MRVVIDTNVVVSAVLRDRNPEAVILFVIGNPDFEWVASREIVEEYIGVLSRERFAVPKEILNKWSDIFNEVITLLDVTSTVNFPRDQKDARFVTCALSAGADYLITGDKDFEEAYKLMSTTVISVSYFKRLVSDHW comes from the coding sequence ATGAGGGTCGTAATTGACACGAACGTTGTTGTCTCGGCAGTGTTGAGAGATCGCAATCCGGAAGCTGTGATTCTGTTTGTTATCGGGAATCCCGACTTTGAATGGGTTGCCTCCCGTGAAATTGTAGAAGAATACATCGGTGTATTGAGCCGCGAGCGGTTTGCCGTACCGAAGGAAATTTTAAACAAATGGTCAGATATTTTCAATGAAGTCATAACACTTTTAGATGTTACATCAACGGTCAATTTCCCTCGCGATCAGAAAGATGCCCGATTTGTAACCTGTGCATTGTCCGCAGGTGCCGACTATTTGATTACGGGAGATAAGGATTTTGAGGAAGCATACAAGCTGATGAGTACGACTGTCATTTCCGTATCCTATTTCAAAAGGCTTGTCTCTGATCATTGGTGA
- a CDS encoding efflux RND transporter periplasmic adaptor subunit — protein sequence MMKMAIVIATIAVMGLSFFGCTSQGGEKKDAPAGKIPTAVETVPVTVADMSRGVDVVGTLAPKFEAEVKSEYLGVVTEIYVTEWVRVKKGTPLAKLDTREADNVERKMQANLAAARAGLLEAEAAGGRAEREYERSRKLKEAGLITQQNLEDAETGRSAAQARVSAARAQITAAEEDLRQTETRLTKAILRSPLDGVVSLRTVSVGDLVGEMGSPKVMFKVVDNRLLDLIVNVPSFETGMLKVGQPLVFTTDAAPGKTFRGQVKFINPSVSRADRSVQVIAEVPNVPEVLKGGLFVQGKIITEQRKGVRQVPRPALISWDVAGRQGELLVAENGVARLRKVQTGIIADDMIEITGGLVSTGQIILRGGFNVKDGDPVKVVGKQGGR from the coding sequence ATGATGAAGATGGCGATAGTAATAGCGACCATTGCGGTTATGGGTCTAAGTTTTTTCGGCTGCACCTCCCAGGGAGGGGAGAAAAAAGACGCGCCGGCCGGCAAGATCCCTACTGCCGTTGAGACAGTTCCCGTAACGGTGGCCGACATGAGCCGGGGAGTGGATGTCGTCGGGACACTGGCGCCGAAATTTGAAGCCGAGGTGAAATCCGAGTATCTTGGCGTCGTTACGGAAATCTACGTTACGGAGTGGGTCAGGGTAAAAAAAGGGACGCCTCTGGCCAAGCTTGACACCCGCGAGGCGGACAACGTCGAAAGGAAGATGCAGGCTAACCTGGCGGCGGCCCGGGCCGGTCTGCTGGAGGCTGAGGCGGCCGGAGGCAGGGCGGAGCGGGAATACGAACGTAGCCGTAAACTTAAAGAAGCTGGCCTGATCACGCAACAGAATCTGGAAGATGCAGAGACGGGCAGGTCCGCCGCCCAGGCCCGGGTCAGTGCGGCCCGGGCGCAGATTACCGCTGCCGAAGAGGATCTCCGGCAGACGGAGACGCGACTGACCAAGGCTATACTCCGGTCGCCGCTGGACGGCGTGGTTTCCTTGCGTACCGTTAGCGTCGGAGATCTCGTGGGCGAGATGGGTTCGCCCAAGGTGATGTTCAAGGTCGTGGATAATCGTCTGTTGGATCTGATCGTCAATGTTCCTTCCTTTGAGACCGGGATGCTTAAGGTGGGTCAGCCGCTGGTTTTTACCACTGATGCGGCGCCCGGAAAGACTTTCCGCGGTCAGGTTAAATTCATCAACCCCTCCGTAAGTCGGGCGGACCGCTCCGTCCAGGTCATTGCCGAGGTTCCCAATGTGCCGGAAGTGCTAAAGGGCGGCCTGTTTGTCCAGGGCAAGATTATTACGGAGCAGCGGAAAGGGGTTAGGCAAGTCCCGCGGCCTGCTCTTATCTCCTGGGATGTGGCGGGAAGGCAGGGCGAGCTCTTAGTGGCGGAAAATGGCGTCGCCCGCCTCCGCAAAGTGCAGACAGGCATCATTGCCGACGATATGATAGAAATAACGGGCGGTTTGGTCTCAACAGGCCAGATAATCCTGCGTGGCGGCTTCAATGTGAAAGACGGCGATCCGGTCAAGGTGGTTGGGAAGCAGGGAGGCCGTTAG
- a CDS encoding NAD(P)H-binding protein — protein sequence MLPDNICRNESDRQYLPENVACIVGDIRNRDHLDQAVAGADVVICAFGPREPYKEVFCGDVTGNVIESMKKHDVDRLLLLFFSVRSCCCLLRYT from the coding sequence TTGCTGCCCGATAATATCTGCCGTAACGAGTCGGATCGGCAGTATCTTCCGGAGAATGTGGCCTGTATCGTTGGCGATATCAGGAACAGGGATCATCTGGATCAAGCTGTGGCCGGCGCGGATGTGGTGATCTGTGCCTTCGGTCCGCGTGAGCCATACAAGGAAGTCTTTTGCGGCGACGTTACCGGCAATGTTATTGAATCCATGAAAAAACATGATGTTGACAGGTTGCTCTTACTATTTTTTTCTGTCCGCTCCTGCTGCTGTTTATTAAGATATACCTGA
- a CDS encoding type II toxin-antitoxin system VapC family toxin, with amino-acid sequence MKIVKLLDSFALLAYLNGEPGCGKVREALIAAREGVYDLCMNEINIGESYYILSRKRGTEKADYLLDTILPGLPIRNVANDFPDVIAASRIKAQYPLSFADCFAVATASSEGASILTGDPEFKSVEHLVTIEWLENFGT; translated from the coding sequence ATGAAGATCGTCAAATTACTCGATAGTTTTGCCTTGCTCGCCTATCTCAACGGAGAACCAGGCTGCGGTAAAGTCCGCGAGGCGCTGATCGCAGCCAGGGAAGGGGTTTACGACCTCTGCATGAATGAGATCAACATTGGCGAGAGCTACTACATCCTTTCCCGGAAGAGGGGGACAGAAAAGGCCGATTATCTCCTCGACACCATTCTGCCTGGCCTTCCCATTCGCAACGTGGCCAACGACTTCCCGGATGTTATCGCCGCCAGCCGGATTAAGGCCCAGTATCCACTTTCTTTTGCCGATTGCTTCGCCGTGGCAACGGCAAGCAGCGAAGGTGCAAGCATTCTGACCGGCGACCCCGAATTCAAGAGCGTCGAGCACCTCGTTACCATCGAATGGCTGGAAAATTTCGGGACATAG